A section of the Rossellomorea marisflavi genome encodes:
- a CDS encoding MarR family winged helix-turn-helix transcriptional regulator, whose protein sequence is MKEKRLGLMLWFRLSRVYNHSIKENNDHLKKWGLTSAQFDCLTQVGVHGKLTQKELGEKLFVTKGNITQLITKMEKLGYVQREQQWKTKTITLTASGRELYDEVVPQQEQVQATQFHGLDREEQQQLLGLLKKVQKNMESS, encoded by the coding sequence ATGAAGGAAAAGCGCCTTGGCCTGATGCTGTGGTTTCGTCTCTCGCGGGTATACAATCATAGCATCAAGGAAAACAATGATCACCTCAAGAAATGGGGACTCACCAGTGCCCAGTTCGACTGCTTGACCCAAGTGGGGGTGCATGGGAAGCTCACACAGAAGGAGCTCGGTGAGAAATTGTTCGTCACCAAGGGCAATATCACGCAGCTCATCACGAAGATGGAGAAGCTCGGATACGTGCAGCGTGAACAGCAGTGGAAGACGAAAACCATTACCCTTACAGCAAGCGGGCGGGAGCTCTACGACGAAGTGGTTCCACAACAGGAGCAGGTCCAAGCCACCCAGTTTCATGGTCTCGATCGCGAGGAGCAGCAACAGCTGCTGGGTTTACTGAAGAAAGTGCAGAAGAATATGGAGTCATCATAA
- a CDS encoding MFS transporter, with protein sequence MVKLKEIHPNVKFRLVMQFFGGLVSMAVMPFLAIYFAGKLGAAITGIVLVVVILSGIAGGFLGGTLSDKLGRKKIMVYGELGLLVSYVFITLCNSPWFDLPYVTAFLFIFNMFFGGLFSPAAQAMIIDVTDSASRKTVFTISYWLANLANAIGGVVGAFLFKDYLFQLFIGVTSITFISLLVTISIHLGKLFTSESHEDVPPVSISYSSVLKDKLFMYFIVGGILILTLEQSLTNYIGIRFERDIPQQTGSVFGLSFELDGTRLLGFLRTENTLLVVALSALVLLMFRKWRDRTTLLTGLIVFTICFSAFAVTDNILFLFILMFFGTVGELMYVPIKQAMIGDLAPENGRSTYMAFYSLTGYGAMIIASLLIVVGEWLSPVYMGGVLLLIGLGGSLCYGILTARMSGAASKEVILKAEEM encoded by the coding sequence ATGGTAAAACTGAAGGAGATCCATCCCAACGTCAAATTCAGGCTGGTGATGCAGTTTTTCGGCGGACTTGTCTCCATGGCCGTCATGCCGTTCCTGGCAATCTATTTTGCCGGTAAGCTCGGGGCTGCGATCACGGGTATCGTCCTGGTGGTCGTGATCCTGAGTGGCATTGCCGGCGGTTTCCTCGGCGGTACCTTGTCCGATAAACTTGGGAGGAAGAAGATCATGGTGTACGGGGAGCTCGGGCTCCTGGTCTCCTATGTCTTCATCACCCTGTGTAACTCACCATGGTTCGATCTTCCCTATGTAACAGCCTTTCTCTTCATCTTCAATATGTTCTTTGGTGGTCTGTTCAGTCCCGCCGCCCAGGCTATGATCATCGACGTCACAGACTCCGCTTCGCGAAAAACCGTCTTCACCATCAGCTATTGGCTCGCCAATCTTGCCAATGCCATCGGAGGTGTAGTCGGGGCCTTTCTCTTCAAAGACTACCTGTTTCAACTCTTCATCGGCGTCACGTCCATCACGTTTATTTCTTTACTGGTCACAATTTCTATTCATCTCGGAAAGCTATTCACCTCAGAATCCCATGAAGATGTACCTCCTGTATCCATCAGTTACAGCAGCGTGCTGAAAGATAAGCTGTTCATGTATTTCATCGTGGGAGGCATTTTGATCCTTACGTTGGAACAGTCCCTCACAAACTACATCGGCATCCGTTTTGAGCGGGATATTCCGCAGCAGACAGGGAGCGTATTCGGTTTAAGCTTTGAACTTGACGGGACCCGGCTCCTTGGTTTTCTCCGGACGGAAAATACACTCCTGGTCGTGGCACTATCAGCCCTCGTTCTGCTCATGTTCAGGAAGTGGAGGGACCGGACCACCCTGCTTACTGGCCTTATTGTTTTTACCATCTGTTTCAGTGCATTTGCGGTCACCGACAATATCCTGTTCCTCTTCATCCTCATGTTCTTTGGCACCGTCGGAGAGCTGATGTATGTACCAATCAAACAGGCGATGATCGGTGACTTGGCCCCCGAGAACGGGAGGAGTACCTACATGGCCTTCTATAGCCTCACTGGTTACGGAGCCATGATCATTGCTTCCCTTCTCATCGTCGTCGGCGAGTGGCTGTCACCGGTCTACATGGGCGGAGTCTTGCTCCTGATCGGTCTTGGTGGATCACTGTGTTATGGCATCCTTACCGCCAGGATGTCGGGAGCTGCATCGAAAGAAGTCATACTGAAAGCGGAGGAAATGTAA
- a CDS encoding nitroreductase family protein yields the protein MSVDFYESLQSRRTYYGIDKQVSVSDERVKEIVEFAVKHTPSAFNSQTARVVVLTGDAHDKLWDLTTSALKKAVGDGDFTGTQQKMDSFKAGYGTVLFFEEESIVKSLQEQFALYADNFPIWSHQSSGMHQLVVWTALESEGLGASLQHYNPLIDEDVKNEWSLPQSWKLIAQMPFGNPTAEPGEKQFQPLDERVKFYK from the coding sequence ATGTCAGTAGATTTTTATGAAAGCCTACAGTCCCGCCGTACGTATTATGGAATCGATAAGCAGGTAAGTGTCTCAGACGAACGGGTAAAGGAAATCGTTGAGTTTGCCGTCAAACATACGCCTTCTGCTTTCAATTCACAGACTGCTCGCGTTGTCGTCCTTACAGGAGACGCTCATGACAAGCTATGGGATCTAACCACTTCCGCCCTGAAAAAAGCAGTAGGAGACGGAGATTTCACTGGAACCCAACAGAAGATGGATTCTTTCAAAGCAGGCTATGGCACAGTCCTGTTCTTCGAAGAGGAAAGCATCGTCAAGTCCCTTCAGGAACAATTCGCCCTCTATGCCGACAACTTCCCGATCTGGTCCCACCAATCCTCCGGGATGCATCAGCTCGTTGTATGGACTGCGCTTGAATCAGAAGGCCTCGGCGCCTCCCTTCAGCATTACAACCCGCTGATCGATGAAGACGTGAAGAACGAATGGAGCCTCCCGCAAAGTTGGAAGCTCATCGCCCAAATGCCATTCGGCAATCCAACAGCCGAGCCGGGTGAAAAGCAATTCCAGCCGCTTGATGAACGCGTGAAATTTTATAAATAA
- a CDS encoding GNAT family N-acetyltransferase, translated as MDYKISVSLEGNEDFTTFLHHNIREYNNAHSPKHKEKREENAVKPLTLIVSDSTGKWLGGLYAECYWNWMEIHDFWLHEESRGRGIGTKILEESERIAIKKGVRKALLTTFEFQARSFYESKGYEVVGEIMDYPPGSSYYTMVKTL; from the coding sequence ATGGATTATAAAATAAGCGTTTCCTTAGAAGGTAACGAAGACTTCACAACTTTTTTGCATCATAACATAAGAGAATATAATAATGCGCATTCTCCTAAACATAAAGAAAAAAGGGAGGAGAATGCGGTTAAGCCACTAACCTTGATAGTATCGGATTCTACAGGAAAGTGGTTAGGGGGATTATATGCGGAGTGTTACTGGAATTGGATGGAGATTCATGATTTTTGGCTACACGAAGAGTCCAGAGGGAGAGGCATAGGAACAAAGATTCTAGAAGAAAGTGAAAGGATCGCCATAAAGAAAGGAGTCAGGAAGGCACTGTTGACTACGTTTGAATTCCAGGCCCGTTCATTTTATGAAAGCAAAGGGTATGAAGTTGTGGGGGAAATCATGGATTATCCACCAGGTAGCAGCTACTATACAATGGTGAAAACGTTATAA
- a CDS encoding GNAT family N-acetyltransferase, with translation MTDKDIPSIRRLYADEDVRRYLGGVRNDLDFEGLMAVMGQQLHWAVRDLKDGTFLGGVSLSTHHNGRDTEVSYQFLPEHWGKGYAKEAVAAVLTHGFQTLELQRIVAETQVLNDRSCRLLENLGMRVEEEVERFGARQAIYAMTREEWLVSS, from the coding sequence ATGACGGATAAGGATATCCCGTCCATCAGGAGGTTATATGCAGACGAAGATGTAAGGCGATATCTTGGCGGAGTCAGGAACGATCTGGATTTTGAAGGGTTGATGGCAGTGATGGGTCAGCAGCTCCACTGGGCTGTTCGCGATTTGAAGGACGGTACATTTCTTGGAGGAGTATCCCTTTCGACCCATCACAATGGCCGGGATACGGAGGTGTCCTATCAGTTTTTACCGGAGCACTGGGGGAAGGGATATGCCAAGGAAGCCGTGGCGGCAGTGTTGACTCATGGCTTTCAGACGCTGGAGCTCCAACGCATCGTGGCTGAAACCCAAGTGTTGAATGACCGCTCATGCAGGCTATTGGAGAATCTCGGGATGAGAGTGGAAGAAGAAGTGGAGCGATTCGGGGCAAGGCAGGCGATTTATGCAATGACCAGGGAAGAATGGCTGGTGTCTTCGTGA
- a CDS encoding ring-cleaving dioxygenase — MELKGIHHISSLTANAAVNLPFYRDILGMRLVKTTVNQDNPFYYHLFYGDETGSPGSELTFFEIPNLAKNHAGTDSISLVSLLVPSEEALGYWRSRFQEFGVEHDGISYRSGYSVLGFRDRDGHRMQLLADPGAERNTWSGSTVPQAYAISGLGPVQLTVKDTEATERFLEEILGFVKKDTGTEGENKTFTTGLGGRGSEVHLLQQDGPKERQGRGGVHHVAFRVSDEEELDEWIDHLENQGIKTSGSIDRHYFRSIYFHDPSGILFELATDGPGFETDETRDRLGRNLSLPPFLEERREEIESKIKPLPEARREEGK, encoded by the coding sequence ATGGAACTCAAAGGAATCCATCACATCTCATCACTTACAGCCAATGCGGCAGTAAACCTGCCCTTTTATCGTGACATCCTCGGCATGCGCCTCGTAAAGACGACGGTAAACCAGGACAATCCGTTCTATTACCATCTATTCTATGGGGACGAAACGGGAAGTCCGGGATCGGAACTGACCTTTTTTGAAATCCCCAATCTGGCTAAGAATCATGCCGGTACGGATAGCATATCCCTCGTGTCATTGCTAGTGCCGTCAGAAGAAGCACTGGGCTATTGGCGAAGCCGGTTCCAAGAATTCGGAGTTGAGCATGACGGGATTTCCTATCGGTCTGGATATAGCGTCCTCGGGTTCAGGGACCGCGACGGTCACCGGATGCAACTGCTGGCGGATCCGGGTGCTGAGAGGAATACGTGGTCAGGGAGTACGGTTCCTCAAGCGTATGCCATCAGTGGCCTCGGTCCTGTGCAGTTGACGGTAAAAGATACGGAAGCGACCGAACGCTTCCTGGAAGAGATTCTGGGGTTTGTGAAAAAGGACACGGGAACCGAAGGAGAAAACAAGACTTTCACAACTGGTCTTGGAGGGAGAGGATCCGAGGTCCATCTTCTTCAACAAGATGGACCGAAAGAACGCCAAGGGCGCGGTGGGGTCCATCATGTCGCATTCCGTGTGAGCGATGAGGAGGAGCTCGATGAGTGGATCGATCATCTGGAGAATCAAGGGATCAAAACGTCGGGATCGATTGATCGCCATTACTTCAGATCAATCTATTTCCATGATCCGAGCGGCATCCTCTTTGAACTGGCCACTGACGGACCGGGCTTCGAAACCGATGAGACCCGTGACCGTCTCGGCAGGAACCTTTCCCTGCCGCCGTTCCTCGAAGAAAGAAGAGAGGAAATCGAATCAAAGATCAAGCCACTTCCAGAGGCACGAAGGGAGGAAGGGAAATGA
- a CDS encoding multidrug resistance efflux transporter family protein, producing the protein MKELLLGIVSSMFFAVTFILNRSMELSGGSWMWSASLRFLFMLPFFLLIVLARKNMKQVFLELKANPGGWLLWSFFGFVLFYAPLTYAATYGPGWLVAGTWQFTIVAGILLAPLFFTTGPDGSKQRHRIQKKALIISLLILTGVIFIQQQQAAELTPIQMLMGILPVLVATFAYPLGNRKMMSLCNGRLDTFQRILGMTIASLPFWLILSALAIWKAGLPSGGQVTQSFVVAVCSGVIATTLFFIATNRVRHHQGKLASVEATQSTQVLFVMAGEAIFLSSPLPTGIAAVGILLIIAGIIGHTLNMKKMNAPRSVTLQKSTP; encoded by the coding sequence ATGAAAGAACTTCTTCTTGGAATTGTCTCGTCCATGTTCTTTGCCGTTACATTCATTTTGAATCGTTCCATGGAGCTGTCCGGGGGGAGCTGGATGTGGAGTGCTTCCCTTCGTTTCCTGTTCATGCTTCCGTTTTTCCTTCTCATTGTACTTGCAAGGAAGAATATGAAACAAGTCTTTCTTGAACTCAAAGCGAATCCTGGTGGATGGCTGCTTTGGAGCTTTTTCGGTTTCGTCCTGTTCTACGCCCCACTGACCTATGCCGCCACTTATGGACCGGGCTGGCTTGTAGCGGGCACATGGCAGTTCACGATCGTAGCGGGAATCCTGCTCGCGCCGCTCTTTTTCACCACTGGGCCAGACGGAAGCAAACAGCGCCACCGCATCCAAAAGAAAGCGCTGATCATATCCCTTCTCATCCTCACAGGTGTAATCTTTATCCAACAGCAGCAAGCTGCCGAGCTGACACCCATCCAGATGTTGATGGGCATCCTGCCGGTTCTCGTAGCGACCTTTGCCTATCCTCTCGGTAACCGTAAAATGATGAGCTTATGCAACGGAAGGCTCGATACGTTCCAGCGGATCCTCGGCATGACGATTGCAAGCCTCCCCTTCTGGCTGATCCTGAGCGCACTCGCCATATGGAAAGCGGGTTTGCCGAGTGGCGGGCAAGTGACTCAATCCTTTGTTGTAGCAGTGTGCTCAGGCGTGATTGCCACTACCCTGTTCTTTATTGCCACGAACCGGGTCCGTCATCATCAAGGGAAGCTCGCCTCAGTCGAAGCCACGCAGTCGACCCAGGTCCTGTTCGTCATGGCCGGTGAAGCCATCTTCCTGTCGAGCCCGCTTCCGACCGGCATTGCAGCCGTCGGGATCCTGTTGATCATCGCCGGGATCATCGGTCATACGTTAAATATGAAAAAGATGAATGCCCCCCGATCCGTCACCCTTCAGAAGAGCACTCCATAA
- a CDS encoding DMT family transporter, with protein MHWIYLIAAILFEVAGTSSMKASEGFTKVGPSILLMVFYIASLSFLTLALKGLDVSLAYAVWSGMGIMIITFIGVFYFGETITWLKAVAIILIIAGVVILNVAGGHGTEDTPQIGEETNR; from the coding sequence ATGCACTGGATCTATCTCATCGCGGCCATATTGTTCGAGGTCGCGGGGACGTCGAGCATGAAGGCGTCGGAGGGCTTTACGAAAGTTGGACCGAGTATCTTATTGATGGTTTTCTATATAGCGAGTTTGTCATTTTTGACGCTAGCCTTGAAGGGGTTGGACGTATCCCTTGCGTATGCCGTGTGGTCAGGGATGGGCATTATGATCATCACTTTCATCGGGGTGTTTTACTTCGGTGAGACCATCACTTGGCTGAAGGCGGTGGCGATCATCTTGATCATTGCGGGAGTGGTGATCCTGAATGTGGCTGGTGGTCACGGTACGGAAGATACTCCGCAGATTGGGGAGGAGACGAACAGGTGA
- a CDS encoding alpha/beta fold hydrolase, which translates to MKTYYRSNTHITEWGDHDHPVIFCLHGLGSTALSFIEIAEELKGEFRIIAVDAPGHGRTAPFANPADYEMPRMAEWLEGVIQALKLEDFYFLSHSWGSFAHLFYLLENRDKVRGSILIDGGYQAKSLGNISEADEVAYYRKDFEDSWSTWDEFLNEAVYSGSRRSDALDRAGEDLALMKDGRYYWHARGETGAAYVMAMHRHEVLEHYDRLPRGIVLLRATLPVQREENRIHMATLFKDGAKAIVKDIPQASHLIHWDRPDVIVNEIRESWGKKDDEN; encoded by the coding sequence GTGAAAACCTATTATCGATCCAACACCCATATCACCGAGTGGGGTGATCATGATCACCCCGTAATTTTCTGCCTGCACGGCCTGGGAAGTACGGCTCTCAGTTTCATTGAAATTGCAGAAGAATTAAAAGGTGAATTCAGGATCATAGCCGTTGATGCCCCCGGTCATGGCCGGACTGCTCCATTTGCAAACCCGGCAGACTATGAAATGCCCAGGATGGCTGAGTGGCTGGAGGGGGTCATCCAAGCACTGAAACTGGAAGACTTCTATTTTCTCTCCCACTCCTGGGGAAGTTTCGCCCATTTGTTCTATCTGTTGGAGAACCGTGACAAGGTGAGGGGCTCCATCCTGATTGACGGAGGCTATCAGGCAAAGAGCCTCGGAAATATTAGTGAAGCGGATGAAGTCGCGTATTACCGCAAGGATTTCGAGGATTCGTGGAGTACATGGGATGAGTTTCTGAATGAAGCGGTATACAGTGGAAGCCGGAGGTCGGATGCTCTTGACCGTGCAGGAGAAGATCTTGCTTTGATGAAGGATGGACGATATTACTGGCACGCACGGGGGGAAACGGGTGCAGCATACGTCATGGCCATGCACCGGCATGAAGTCCTTGAGCATTATGATCGATTGCCACGGGGGATCGTCCTTTTGCGTGCAACACTGCCGGTTCAACGTGAGGAAAACCGGATTCATATGGCTACGTTGTTTAAAGATGGGGCTAAGGCGATTGTGAAGGATATCCCTCAGGCATCCCATTTGATTCATTGGGACCGGCCGGATGTCATCGTGAACGAAATCAGGGAAAGCTGGGGTAAGAAAGATGATGAGAACTGA
- a CDS encoding NUDIX hydrolase, producing MTKTWNGSAGVCFNDKNEVLLVRGYNSTKWAIPSGGIEKGETPEACCVREMMEETGYTVKILKKLKIKTTVVKGYDVCIHYFLVAVKGSPRPLNDPDQLVEEAAWFSFDELSILDHQYPEDLPFLTSLYDEIDMTSL from the coding sequence ATGACAAAAACATGGAATGGTTCGGCAGGTGTCTGCTTCAATGATAAAAATGAGGTCCTTCTCGTAAGAGGATACAACTCCACCAAGTGGGCGATCCCGTCAGGCGGAATCGAAAAAGGGGAAACGCCTGAAGCCTGCTGTGTAAGGGAAATGATGGAGGAGACGGGATACACCGTGAAGATCCTTAAGAAACTGAAGATCAAAACGACCGTCGTCAAAGGCTACGATGTCTGCATTCATTACTTCCTTGTAGCGGTGAAGGGCAGCCCGAGGCCCCTGAACGACCCCGATCAATTAGTGGAAGAAGCCGCCTGGTTTTCGTTTGATGAGCTCAGCATACTCGATCATCAGTATCCTGAGGATCTTCCATTCCTTACGAGTTTATATGATGAGATCGACATGACATCCCTTTAA
- a CDS encoding isochorismatase family protein, with protein MKQTLVIIDCQQDLMDGSETEVPVWEKERVISTINQVIAKAQKEQIDMVFIRDVDVAEGKGPGFEIHKDIHVPGDAVIFDKAATNAFHGTPLLAHLKDAGIGHLVMMGCKTEYCIDTAVRTATVSGFDVTLVEDGHTTSDSKALPAEKIIAHHNATLHGHYNVEHFAMVRKAEEDLFRPAHDQYR; from the coding sequence TTGAAACAGACACTAGTGATCATTGATTGTCAGCAGGATCTCATGGACGGAAGCGAAACCGAGGTGCCGGTTTGGGAAAAGGAGAGGGTCATCTCCACAATCAATCAGGTGATTGCCAAAGCGCAAAAGGAACAGATCGACATGGTCTTCATCCGCGATGTGGATGTGGCGGAAGGAAAGGGCCCTGGATTTGAAATCCATAAAGATATCCATGTCCCGGGGGACGCCGTGATTTTTGATAAAGCAGCTACGAATGCCTTCCATGGTACTCCTCTTCTCGCCCATTTGAAGGATGCCGGCATCGGTCATCTTGTTATGATGGGGTGCAAAACAGAGTACTGCATCGATACGGCTGTAAGAACGGCGACGGTCAGTGGATTTGACGTGACGCTCGTAGAGGATGGGCACACGACCTCCGACTCAAAGGCACTGCCTGCGGAAAAAATCATTGCGCATCACAATGCGACCCTGCACGGCCATTATAATGTCGAGCATTTCGCCATGGTCAGGAAAGCGGAAGAGGATCTGTTCCGACCAGCGCATGATCAGTATAGATAA
- a CDS encoding ring-cleaving dioxygenase: MNHLKGIHHVTAITSSAEKNYEFFTYVLGMRLVKKTVNQDDIQTYHLFFADDKGSAGTDMTFFDFPNIPRGVHGTNEIAKTSFRVPSDEALDYWVKRFDRLKIDHSGITTRFGKKTLSFTDFDDQQYQLISDEKNEGVPAGTPWQDGPVPLEYAITGLGPIFIRIQDFDYFKKLMEMVLQFKEIGHEGSFHLFEVGEGGNGAQVVVEHNTVLPSAQQGFGTVHHVAFRVEDRAVLDEWTKRMEEFGFRTSGYVNRHFFESLYAPVAPQILFEFATDGPGFMGDEPYETLGEKLSLPPFLEPKREQIEALVRPIDTVRSTRDIQKEYE; the protein is encoded by the coding sequence TTGAACCATTTAAAAGGAATCCATCACGTGACCGCCATCACGAGCAGTGCGGAAAAGAATTATGAATTCTTCACCTACGTCCTCGGGATGCGCCTTGTGAAAAAGACCGTCAATCAGGATGATATCCAGACATACCATCTTTTCTTTGCCGATGACAAAGGAAGTGCAGGAACCGATATGACGTTCTTTGACTTCCCTAACATTCCACGTGGGGTACACGGAACGAATGAAATCGCGAAAACATCCTTCCGTGTACCGAGTGATGAAGCCCTTGACTACTGGGTCAAACGCTTCGATCGCCTGAAGATCGACCACAGTGGCATCACGACACGCTTCGGGAAAAAGACCCTTTCTTTCACCGACTTCGATGATCAGCAGTACCAATTGATCTCGGATGAAAAGAATGAAGGCGTCCCTGCCGGCACCCCATGGCAGGATGGACCGGTTCCATTGGAATATGCCATCACCGGTCTAGGACCGATCTTTATCCGCATCCAAGACTTCGACTACTTCAAAAAATTGATGGAAATGGTCCTTCAATTTAAAGAAATCGGTCATGAAGGAAGCTTCCACCTGTTCGAAGTCGGAGAAGGCGGAAACGGGGCACAGGTCGTCGTCGAGCACAACACCGTTCTTCCGAGCGCCCAACAAGGCTTCGGTACCGTCCACCACGTGGCCTTCCGCGTTGAGGACCGTGCCGTACTTGATGAATGGACAAAACGCATGGAAGAGTTCGGATTCCGTACGTCCGGATATGTGAACCGCCACTTCTTCGAATCACTCTATGCCCCTGTGGCTCCACAGATCCTGTTCGAGTTTGCAACAGATGGCCCCGGATTCATGGGAGACGAGCCGTACGAAACCCTCGGGGAGAAGTTATCCCTGCCTCCATTCCTCGAGCCAAAGCGCGAGCAGATCGAAGCGCTCGTTCGACCGATCGATACGGTCAGGAGTACGAGAGATATCCAGAAAGAGTATGAGTGA
- a CDS encoding XRE family transcriptional regulator yields MNTWEDPESLAKHIGTILRDVRGEQNLSLQALADLTGVSKLTLGNIERGEANPSLTIIWKIANGLSIPISSLLMEKEQVKVSRKNEGRKVLSADGSLTLEPMFSTSHYGSLETHRAFLKPHSHYMADAHQTGVKEYVTVMEGRVEVRVGDRLYSLEQYDSIQFPADQPHGYSNLEETEAVLHFVMIYS; encoded by the coding sequence ATGAACACATGGGAAGATCCTGAATCTCTTGCCAAACATATCGGTACCATCCTGAGGGATGTACGCGGGGAACAGAATTTAAGTTTGCAGGCACTTGCCGATTTGACCGGCGTCAGCAAGCTGACCCTCGGGAACATCGAGCGTGGGGAGGCCAATCCGTCACTGACGATCATCTGGAAGATCGCCAATGGTCTATCGATCCCGATTTCCTCTTTACTGATGGAAAAGGAGCAAGTGAAGGTGTCGAGGAAGAATGAAGGAAGAAAGGTATTGAGTGCTGATGGATCCTTGACCCTTGAACCGATGTTTTCCACCTCTCATTATGGTTCACTTGAAACCCACAGGGCTTTCCTTAAGCCGCACAGTCATTATATGGCCGACGCCCATCAGACGGGAGTGAAGGAATATGTCACCGTCATGGAAGGGCGCGTGGAGGTGAGGGTGGGTGACCGGCTTTATTCCCTAGAACAATACGATTCCATCCAATTCCCTGCGGATCAACCCCATGGCTACTCGAACTTGGAAGAAACCGAAGCCGTTCTTCATTTTGTTATGATCTATTCGTGA
- a CDS encoding ABC transporter ATP-binding protein, whose product MSLLLTAVNISKKYKQHQVLRGISFSLYSNQIVMLRGDNGAGKSTLLKLIAGMSRVDEGSIIHGLMPLTISYVPEVTPRSIPFAPVEYLTHMGKIRGMDAGTLRTRITKLMGDFGLESVKDQRISTFSKGMKQKVLIMQAMLEEPHLVIMDEPLSGLDAPAQQELEELFGQLKGTGVGIVFTCHESRRLSRLADQIFVIKDKGLVKEERLLKEKFRIVFDIHSTKLDHVTPLLEMKKSLELTDDRLRMEAALGEDEMDRVLLALLQRGASIKEVGVDVSMIEGRGVVQS is encoded by the coding sequence GTGTCGCTACTGCTAACAGCTGTGAATATCTCAAAAAAATATAAACAACACCAAGTATTAAGAGGGATATCGTTCTCTTTGTACAGCAATCAAATCGTCATGCTGAGGGGAGATAATGGAGCCGGTAAAAGCACATTGCTTAAACTGATTGCGGGTATGAGCAGGGTGGACGAAGGAAGCATCATTCACGGTTTGATGCCTTTGACCATTAGTTATGTACCGGAAGTCACGCCAAGAAGTATTCCCTTTGCCCCTGTAGAGTACTTGACCCACATGGGAAAGATTCGAGGGATGGATGCAGGCACCCTTCGGACACGGATAACCAAACTGATGGGAGATTTCGGACTGGAGTCTGTCAAAGATCAGCGTATCTCCACCTTTTCCAAAGGCATGAAGCAAAAGGTCCTCATCATGCAGGCCATGCTGGAAGAGCCGCATCTCGTTATCATGGATGAGCCACTGTCCGGACTTGATGCCCCTGCTCAGCAGGAATTAGAGGAATTGTTTGGGCAGTTGAAAGGAACCGGGGTGGGAATCGTCTTCACCTGTCATGAATCCAGAAGGCTGAGCAGGCTTGCCGATCAGATCTTTGTTATAAAAGACAAGGGACTGGTGAAAGAGGAGCGTTTACTCAAGGAAAAATTCAGGATTGTCTTTGATATCCATTCAACAAAACTGGATCATGTAACTCCTCTTCTTGAAATGAAAAAATCACTCGAACTAACCGATGACCGGTTGCGCATGGAAGCGGCGCTGGGTGAGGATGAAATGGACAGGGTGCTCCTGGCACTTCTGCAAAGAGGAGCATCCATCAAAGAAGTAGGAGTCGACGTTTCAATGATCGAGGGAAGAGGGGTGGTTCAGTCATGA
- a CDS encoding TetR/AcrR family transcriptional regulator: MKPSMEEKKRLKRDRIFRTASKIFSEKGYFETTVADIAKEAGVSFGTVFTYFETKELLYETVILEQLEEIKPHFLDIKGTFTGDPMEIIKAMVDRHVTIFSEKSEFLRLVQQVLARLDRYPALFEELDGFVTDFIESVSPVLEEGQKMGLFYPDPPDLLAHSYMSTLNGMRLTYIDAPSNHRLWEALKIQAIRLFGPYQHPDGARKW, encoded by the coding sequence ATGAAACCATCGATGGAGGAAAAGAAGAGGCTTAAACGCGACCGGATCTTTCGTACTGCAAGCAAAATCTTCAGCGAAAAGGGCTATTTCGAGACGACTGTAGCGGATATCGCAAAGGAAGCAGGTGTAAGCTTCGGAACGGTCTTCACGTATTTCGAGACGAAGGAATTGCTCTATGAGACCGTGATCCTGGAACAGCTTGAGGAGATCAAACCGCATTTCCTCGACATCAAGGGTACGTTTACCGGTGACCCCATGGAAATCATTAAGGCCATGGTCGACCGCCATGTCACGATCTTTTCAGAAAAAAGTGAATTCCTCCGCCTTGTCCAGCAGGTGTTGGCTAGGCTCGATCGCTATCCGGCATTGTTCGAGGAGCTGGATGGCTTTGTGACCGATTTTATTGAGTCGGTGAGTCCCGTACTGGAGGAAGGACAGAAGATGGGATTATTTTACCCCGACCCTCCTGACCTTCTCGCCCACTCCTACATGTCCACGTTGAATGGAATGCGACTTACCTACATAGATGCCCCAAGTAATCACAGGCTGTGGGAAGCGTTGAAGATACAAGCCATACGCCTCTTCGGTCCGTATCAACACCCCGACGGTGCGAGGAAATGGTAA